From the genome of Planctomycetota bacterium, one region includes:
- a CDS encoding UvrD-helicase domain-containing protein, with amino-acid sequence VWSLPDPQQWQAETTAALAGLVDADWSGSSVATLMTRVVRRETPDLRALAATAREALAAAASEPKLEKLSEIATAWAEVAHAVGAALHADDLRQAKARFAKPTGSLAGGKRGELRDHLVAATNAIRDAFKAEPLTTVLSFDDDIWQRGLRLSVPATQTFVRLLEALQRRYAAEKRRLRSLDFNDLEHTALDLLRTRPDVQADVHRRYRHVLIDEAQDLNAVQHELVKLLTPSTAEATTFVVGDVKQSIYGFRHAEPKRFLARLADADGATVERVDLRENFRSWRSVIDAVNAAMHRLMSDEEAVDLLYDERQSLVAAGEQTGDEPGDIGGPAEVVILPADPETDENSDGDDDDTPEQAEREAAYVAGRIQTWLAEKRQVHTSDGRVPFEPRHAVVLMRSPKFDGARFASTMRRAGVPCRSETGGDLLTSLEVMDVLAVLRLIDNPRRDLELATYLRSPLAGLADEVEPADVLGRIRAADSDGTFAEATRAFADSDESDAESVATSLATLTRWQDAAGCSAVGDLVRSILRETAYPTYLAGRPDGERRRANLQALVHLADTFDQSRRGAGVGEFVLHVEALAGVAEPVSAGQSDDAVRVMSIHASKGLEFPVVFLVGCGKRFNRRSHESRVLVHPEVGIALPACEPERRIRFASPQSFTAKRLVRASGLAEELRLLYVAMTRARSFLCCVGHAKDVQAALTAGDRFAPVDRLSGRDVLAGESFATWLLAAAAGRSEFAVMTPDAGDLAGRSDERRQALSDELLARRSIEPDAPPDEPTRRVLRRLSVDLRGRTDWRRASSRPIDRLLSEAGLASYDALVAIARGAEAGTEEQQWMASLDVLAEARGASDCRTDVPILLPTGKAGVVRRGRVAVLYRDVNHDVRLVDIGEGDLDAATQRARRLAAAVARITGRTTHATCLVPTLRQTAHAAVSVDRATSGRRPA; translated from the coding sequence CGTCTGGTCGCTGCCGGATCCGCAACAGTGGCAAGCGGAAACGACGGCCGCACTCGCGGGACTGGTGGATGCCGACTGGTCCGGCTCGTCGGTCGCGACGTTGATGACGCGCGTCGTCCGTCGCGAGACGCCAGACCTCCGGGCACTCGCGGCGACGGCCCGAGAAGCACTCGCCGCTGCGGCAAGCGAGCCGAAGCTGGAGAAGCTCAGCGAGATCGCTACCGCCTGGGCTGAGGTCGCACACGCCGTCGGAGCGGCTTTGCACGCTGATGATCTGCGCCAGGCGAAGGCGCGTTTCGCGAAGCCCACCGGCTCGCTGGCCGGTGGAAAGCGCGGCGAGCTTCGCGATCATCTGGTCGCTGCGACGAACGCGATTCGAGACGCGTTCAAGGCAGAGCCGCTGACCACGGTGCTGTCGTTCGACGACGACATCTGGCAGCGCGGCCTGCGGCTGAGCGTGCCGGCGACGCAGACGTTCGTCCGCCTGCTCGAAGCACTGCAACGCCGCTACGCCGCGGAGAAGCGTCGGCTGCGATCGCTCGATTTCAACGATCTGGAACACACAGCCCTCGATCTGCTCCGCACTCGCCCAGACGTGCAGGCCGACGTGCATCGGCGGTATCGGCACGTGCTGATCGACGAGGCACAGGACCTCAACGCCGTCCAGCACGAGCTGGTCAAGCTTCTCACGCCATCCACTGCGGAGGCGACGACGTTCGTCGTCGGCGACGTGAAGCAGAGCATCTACGGCTTTCGCCATGCCGAACCGAAGCGGTTCCTTGCGAGGCTGGCCGATGCGGATGGAGCGACGGTCGAGCGCGTCGACCTGCGCGAGAACTTCCGCAGCTGGCGGAGCGTCATCGATGCCGTCAACGCCGCGATGCACCGATTGATGAGCGACGAGGAAGCCGTCGATCTGCTGTACGACGAACGCCAGTCACTCGTCGCCGCGGGTGAGCAGACGGGCGACGAGCCCGGCGACATCGGCGGTCCGGCGGAAGTCGTCATCCTGCCGGCCGACCCGGAAACTGATGAGAACTCGGACGGTGACGACGACGACACGCCCGAGCAAGCGGAACGCGAGGCGGCCTACGTCGCGGGCCGCATCCAAACGTGGCTCGCCGAGAAGCGGCAGGTCCACACGTCCGACGGCCGCGTGCCGTTCGAGCCGCGGCATGCGGTGGTTCTGATGCGGTCGCCGAAGTTCGACGGTGCCCGATTCGCCTCGACCATGCGTCGGGCGGGCGTGCCTTGTCGCTCGGAGACGGGCGGCGACCTGCTGACGAGCCTGGAGGTGATGGACGTCTTGGCGGTGCTGCGGCTGATCGACAACCCGCGACGCGATCTCGAGCTGGCGACCTATCTCCGTTCTCCACTCGCCGGCCTGGCCGACGAAGTCGAGCCGGCGGACGTGCTCGGACGGATTCGCGCGGCCGATTCCGATGGCACGTTCGCCGAGGCCACCCGCGCCTTTGCAGACTCCGACGAGTCGGACGCGGAGTCGGTCGCGACGTCGCTGGCGACGCTGACCCGCTGGCAAGACGCCGCCGGTTGCAGCGCGGTCGGCGACCTGGTCCGTAGCATTCTCCGCGAGACGGCCTACCCGACGTATCTCGCCGGACGACCCGACGGCGAGCGTCGCCGGGCCAATCTGCAGGCACTCGTCCACCTCGCGGACACGTTCGATCAATCGCGTCGAGGCGCGGGCGTCGGCGAGTTCGTGTTGCACGTCGAGGCCCTCGCCGGCGTGGCCGAGCCTGTGTCTGCCGGGCAAAGCGACGACGCCGTGCGTGTCATGAGCATCCACGCGTCCAAGGGACTGGAGTTTCCCGTCGTCTTCCTCGTCGGGTGCGGCAAGCGGTTCAATCGGCGTTCACACGAGTCGCGTGTGCTGGTTCATCCGGAAGTCGGCATCGCCCTGCCCGCGTGCGAGCCGGAGCGACGAATCCGGTTCGCCTCGCCGCAGTCGTTCACGGCCAAGCGGCTCGTCCGGGCGTCGGGCCTCGCCGAGGAACTGCGGCTGCTTTATGTCGCGATGACGCGAGCCCGCAGCTTCCTCTGCTGCGTCGGCCATGCGAAAGACGTTCAGGCAGCTCTAACGGCGGGCGATCGATTCGCGCCGGTCGATCGACTGTCCGGGCGAGACGTGCTGGCGGGCGAGTCGTTTGCCACGTGGCTCCTCGCCGCGGCGGCGGGTCGGAGTGAGTTCGCCGTCATGACGCCCGATGCTGGCGACCTCGCGGGGCGTTCCGATGAGCGGAGGCAGGCTCTGTCGGACGAGCTGCTCGCCCGCCGATCGATCGAGCCTGACGCACCGCCCGACGAGCCGACGCGGCGTGTGCTCCGTCGGCTGTCGGTCGACCTTCGCGGGCGCACGGACTGGCGTCGTGCCTCCTCCCGGCCGATCGATCGCCTGTTATCGGAAGCCGGCCTCGCGTCGTACGATGCGCTGGTCGCCATCGCCCGCGGTGCCGAGGCTGGAACGGAAGAGCAGCAGTGGATGGCGTCACTCGACGTTCTGGCCGAGGCACGTGGTGCGTCGGACTGTCGGACCGACGTCCCGATCCTCCTCCCGACCGGCAAGGCCGGCGTCGTGCGTCGCGGGCGGGTCGCTGTGCTGTATCGCGACGTCAACCACGACGTTCGGCTGGTCGATATCGGCGAAGGCGACCTCGATGCCGCAACGCAGCGGGCGAGGCGACTGGCGGCTGCGGTGGCGCGGATCACCGGCCGGACGACGCACGCGACGTGCCTCGTCCCGACGCTGCGGCAGACCGCACACGCCGCTGTCAGCGTCGATCGGGCCACCTCCGGGCGACGACCGGCTTGA
- a CDS encoding Cof-type HAD-IIB family hydrolase, producing the protein MTQPALIAAKATGPAGEVPSRGPGFLAQSLAWLRSLLRRDDRPVELIALDLDGTLLDSQKRIDGPTVRSLQLLKEVGVKVVLASARPPRSCRKIYEGLGLDTWQINYNGALLWDPKGRRPVKHWPMPGELVWEMASLAREVVPNVQVAAEVVDRWYTDRHDPYRTTVTGRLFRPDVVAPLSSWAKQNTTKLMFLAEPRKVARVREALRARYGYVAKVVHADPDLVQVMSDQAGKDVALKMVCRQYGIDPRNAMAVGDAINDLDMLKSAGTSVVVANGCDECKAVASWIAPSNDEGGVYQAVRRYVPAVRPLLDAA; encoded by the coding sequence GTGACACAACCCGCCCTCATCGCCGCTAAAGCCACCGGCCCTGCCGGCGAGGTCCCGTCGCGTGGGCCTGGTTTTCTCGCACAGAGCCTTGCGTGGCTGCGAAGTCTGCTCCGCCGCGACGATCGCCCCGTCGAGCTGATTGCCCTCGACCTCGACGGGACGCTGCTCGACAGCCAGAAGCGCATCGACGGGCCGACAGTTCGGTCGCTGCAGCTGCTGAAAGAGGTCGGCGTGAAGGTCGTCCTGGCCAGCGCTCGCCCGCCGCGGTCGTGCCGCAAGATTTACGAGGGCTTGGGGCTCGACACGTGGCAGATCAACTACAACGGGGCGCTCCTCTGGGACCCCAAGGGCAGGCGTCCCGTGAAGCACTGGCCGATGCCGGGCGAGCTGGTCTGGGAGATGGCGAGCCTTGCCCGCGAGGTCGTGCCGAACGTGCAGGTCGCTGCCGAGGTGGTCGACCGCTGGTACACCGACCGCCACGATCCGTACCGCACGACTGTCACCGGCCGGCTCTTTCGGCCCGACGTCGTCGCCCCGCTGTCGAGCTGGGCCAAGCAGAACACGACGAAGCTGATGTTCCTCGCCGAGCCACGCAAGGTGGCCCGCGTCCGCGAGGCCCTGCGTGCCCGATACGGCTACGTCGCCAAGGTCGTCCACGCCGATCCGGATCTCGTCCAGGTCATGAGCGACCAGGCCGGCAAAGACGTGGCCCTCAAGATGGTCTGCCGGCAGTATGGCATCGACCCGCGAAACGCGATGGCCGTTGGCGATGCGATCAACGACCTGGACATGCTCAAGAGTGCCGGCACGAGCGTCGTCGTCGCCAACGGCTGCGACGAGTGCAAGGCCGTCGCGTCCTGGATCGCCCCCAGCAACGATGAGGGCGGCGTCTACCAGGCCGTCCGCCGCTACGTTCCGGCCGTTCGGCCTTTGTTGGACGCGGCCTAG
- a CDS encoding methyltransferase domain-containing protein — MSNTKSPKRSRPVVRREVKADNNPLLFATKFLKHGTRISSVAPSSRPLARALCRDIDKTKPQIIVELGAGTGPVTQMIVEQMHPESTLVVSEIDPDFCEILRKRFPQARVVEGDAGQLSEHLGDLPPVDVILCCLPTPSLPEKAKEGVLKWIASQPQATFAQLTVIPWVFKPVYKKIFHKVDFDLVVRNIPPGGVYHCRQPRMAAAS, encoded by the coding sequence TTGTCCAACACCAAATCGCCCAAACGATCTCGCCCCGTCGTCCGCCGAGAGGTTAAGGCCGACAACAACCCGCTGCTGTTCGCGACCAAGTTCCTCAAGCACGGCACGCGAATCTCCAGCGTCGCCCCGAGCAGCCGACCGCTGGCCCGAGCACTCTGCCGCGACATCGACAAGACCAAGCCGCAGATCATCGTCGAACTCGGTGCCGGCACGGGGCCTGTGACGCAGATGATCGTCGAGCAGATGCACCCCGAGAGCACGCTCGTTGTCAGCGAGATCGACCCCGACTTCTGCGAAATCCTCCGCAAGCGGTTCCCACAGGCACGCGTCGTCGAGGGCGACGCCGGCCAGCTCTCGGAGCACCTGGGCGACCTGCCGCCGGTCGACGTCATCCTCTGTTGCCTCCCGACGCCCTCCCTGCCCGAGAAAGCCAAGGAAGGCGTGTTGAAGTGGATCGCTTCGCAGCCGCAGGCGACGTTCGCCCAGCTGACCGTGATTCCCTGGGTGTTCAAGCCGGTGTACAAGAAGATTTTCCACAAGGTCGACTTCGATCTCGTCGTCCGCAACATCCCACCGGGCGGCGTCTACCACTGCCGCCAGCCCCGCATGGCCGCAGCATCCTGA
- a CDS encoding beta-galactosidase has product MTLADDQRFLGRGGLSHRRPSTFGRFHFGVCYYPEHWDDRTRRDDAKRMADAGMNVVRMAEFAWSVIEPKPGSFTFAFFDDVIGELADHGIDTILCTPTATPPHWLLRRHPDMVQITASGQPLIHGSRQHASYFHNGFRAASREITRAMAEHWRNHTSVIGWQTDNEFHCHSGTDYSEAAVAAWHVWLGAKYETIDRLNATWGTAFWNQTYDAFDNVPLPKADAPTYANPAHHADFLRFLGDGVSDFQREQVTILRKTNPGWWITHNGVFEPLDYRGQLTGDLDVLGYDVYSMFHTPERRAARQAFNCDRVRGFSGNFIVPEHQAGAGGQTEYMLEQPMPGEMRQQVYRTIARGADSLLFFRWRSCRVGAEQYWLGLVDHDNVGRRRLDEATQIGSELREIGPKLLGSTVAIDCAMAECDADVAIGHNACTLGLPEPKSIASDVHDALLSAGLSPGCVHPSDDLSGVGLYIIPHWAIFDTAWVEQLTSWVHQGGRLVVGARTATRDLANNIVPDTLPGVLRDLAGVTISDYGPLHSEGRPVHLDNGIRGQHWFEAIEPDDGTDVLHRWDARALGNPPAITRRTVGAGWVSYVGTYLTPEVIGTLMPTWTADFPRLRLSDLPADIEFVRREHPDGSVIDFFFNNAVRGSIAIPVSGTALLGETDGAQMTLPPFGVGVVMSEMPTSRSASPRPDAV; this is encoded by the coding sequence ATGACGCTCGCGGACGATCAGCGTTTCCTCGGTCGCGGCGGTCTCTCGCACCGACGCCCCAGCACGTTCGGTCGCTTCCACTTCGGCGTCTGCTACTACCCCGAACACTGGGACGACCGGACCCGACGCGACGACGCCAAACGCATGGCCGACGCGGGCATGAACGTCGTCCGTATGGCCGAGTTCGCCTGGTCGGTCATCGAGCCCAAACCCGGTAGCTTCACGTTCGCCTTCTTCGACGACGTCATCGGCGAGCTGGCCGATCACGGCATCGACACGATTCTCTGCACACCCACCGCCACGCCGCCACACTGGTTGTTGCGACGGCATCCGGACATGGTGCAGATCACGGCCTCGGGGCAACCGCTGATCCACGGGTCCCGGCAACACGCGTCGTACTTCCACAACGGCTTCCGCGCCGCAAGCCGAGAGATCACGCGAGCGATGGCCGAGCACTGGCGAAACCACACGTCGGTCATCGGCTGGCAAACCGACAACGAGTTCCACTGTCACTCCGGCACCGATTACTCCGAAGCCGCCGTCGCCGCGTGGCACGTTTGGCTGGGTGCGAAGTACGAAACGATCGATCGCCTCAACGCGACCTGGGGCACCGCCTTCTGGAATCAAACGTACGATGCCTTCGACAACGTCCCGCTGCCCAAGGCCGACGCCCCGACGTACGCGAATCCGGCCCATCATGCCGACTTCCTCCGCTTCCTCGGGGACGGCGTTTCTGACTTCCAGCGGGAGCAGGTGACGATCCTGCGAAAGACCAATCCCGGCTGGTGGATCACGCACAACGGCGTCTTCGAACCGCTCGACTATCGCGGCCAACTCACCGGCGACCTCGACGTCCTCGGGTACGACGTCTATTCGATGTTCCACACGCCCGAGCGGCGTGCCGCAAGACAGGCGTTCAACTGCGATCGCGTCCGCGGGTTCAGCGGCAACTTCATCGTCCCCGAACACCAGGCCGGGGCCGGCGGGCAGACGGAGTACATGCTCGAGCAGCCGATGCCCGGCGAGATGCGGCAGCAGGTCTACCGCACCATCGCGCGCGGTGCGGACAGCCTGCTCTTCTTCCGCTGGCGCTCGTGTCGCGTCGGGGCCGAGCAGTACTGGCTCGGCCTGGTCGATCACGACAACGTCGGCCGACGCAGGCTCGACGAAGCGACCCAGATCGGCAGCGAACTTCGCGAAATCGGTCCGAAACTTCTCGGCTCAACGGTCGCGATCGACTGTGCAATGGCAGAGTGCGACGCCGACGTCGCGATCGGCCACAACGCCTGCACGCTCGGGCTGCCGGAGCCCAAGTCGATCGCGTCGGACGTGCACGACGCGCTGCTGTCCGCTGGCCTGTCGCCCGGATGCGTCCATCCGAGCGACGACCTATCCGGCGTCGGGCTCTACATCATTCCGCATTGGGCGATTTTCGACACAGCGTGGGTCGAACAGCTGACGTCTTGGGTCCATCAGGGCGGCCGACTCGTCGTCGGAGCTCGAACAGCGACACGCGATCTGGCGAACAACATCGTGCCCGACACGCTGCCCGGCGTCCTGCGCGACCTCGCAGGCGTCACCATCTCCGACTACGGCCCGCTTCACAGCGAAGGCCGGCCTGTACACCTCGACAACGGCATCCGCGGCCAGCACTGGTTCGAGGCCATCGAGCCGGATGATGGCACCGACGTGCTGCACCGCTGGGACGCACGAGCACTCGGCAACCCGCCAGCCATCACGCGACGCACCGTCGGTGCCGGCTGGGTCAGCTACGTCGGCACGTATCTCACGCCAGAAGTGATCGGCACGCTGATGCCGACGTGGACGGCCGATTTCCCACGCCTCCGCCTGAGCGACCTTCCTGCCGACATCGAGTTCGTCCGCCGCGAACACCCAGACGGCAGCGTCATCGACTTCTTCTTCAACAATGCCGTCCGGGGCTCGATTGCGATTCCGGTCAGCGGCACTGCCCTTCTCGGCGAGACGGACGGCGCTCAAATGACGCTGCCACCATTCGGGGTCGGCGTCGTTATGAGCGAGATGCCGACCTCACGCTCGGCGTCACCACGACCAGACGCGGTGTGA
- a CDS encoding substrate-binding domain-containing protein: protein MRGTIDRLAELLFVDGICVDGKVPSERRLEELTGVSRRTVRKALLELDRLNVTRRVGPRTRSINESARDLVSGPDADDAKAGASKPPLLQQTILLVRHRVLPYNVDPEQFRGRPSHVGEAFLEHAYRHDRPILHMRPALLLRRPERELRELPVAGAVLTEDAADHADGPELVRRLREVGLSVVIQTDCSTIAGADVVRSDHDAGSYAVTRWLLDQGRDRFVRLWHDYERFGHATQKRWIDQRAVGHTRAMEERGLPPAARVIARHPPADYQNLHDWFRTGTKVVQRLLATQAKSGLDAVICSSDTMVGLATSALRSIGLEPGVDVLVTGYDNYWRTFPTRQFDEGAPSVTVDKRHARIAATALALLDARNNEAAKGNGEFEVTTRTVTPRLVVVTPSVRSASRS from the coding sequence TTGCGTGGCACGATCGACCGGCTGGCGGAGTTGCTCTTCGTCGACGGCATCTGCGTCGACGGCAAGGTGCCTTCCGAACGCCGGCTGGAGGAGCTGACTGGGGTCTCACGGCGCACCGTGCGGAAAGCACTGCTGGAGCTCGATCGCCTCAACGTCACGCGCCGCGTCGGCCCACGGACGCGATCGATCAACGAGTCCGCACGCGACTTAGTCTCGGGCCCTGACGCGGATGACGCGAAAGCTGGCGCGAGCAAGCCGCCGCTCTTGCAGCAGACGATTCTGCTGGTTCGTCACCGCGTGCTTCCGTACAACGTCGACCCCGAACAGTTCCGCGGCCGACCGTCCCACGTGGGCGAGGCGTTCCTCGAGCACGCATACCGACACGATCGACCGATCCTGCACATGCGGCCTGCGTTGCTGTTGCGTCGGCCTGAGCGTGAGCTGCGCGAGCTGCCCGTCGCCGGTGCCGTGCTGACCGAAGATGCGGCCGATCATGCCGACGGTCCGGAGCTCGTGCGACGCCTGCGCGAGGTTGGGTTGTCCGTCGTCATCCAGACCGACTGCTCGACGATTGCCGGGGCCGATGTCGTTCGATCCGATCATGACGCGGGCAGCTACGCGGTGACGCGTTGGCTGCTCGACCAGGGACGTGACCGCTTTGTTCGTCTGTGGCACGATTACGAGCGTTTCGGCCACGCCACACAGAAGCGGTGGATCGACCAGAGAGCCGTTGGTCACACGAGAGCGATGGAAGAGCGAGGCCTTCCGCCAGCCGCGCGCGTGATCGCCAGACACCCGCCGGCCGACTACCAAAACCTGCACGACTGGTTCCGCACTGGCACCAAGGTCGTGCAGCGTCTGCTTGCGACGCAGGCAAAAAGCGGTCTCGATGCGGTCATCTGCTCTTCCGACACGATGGTCGGCCTGGCGACCTCGGCCCTTCGGAGCATTGGCCTTGAGCCCGGCGTCGATGTGCTTGTGACGGGCTACGACAACTACTGGCGAACGTTTCCGACAAGGCAGTTCGACGAAGGCGCACCGAGCGTCACGGTCGACAAGCGACACGCCCGCATCGCCGCGACGGCACTGGCTCTGCTCGACGCTCGAAACAACGAAGCAGCAAAAGGCAATGGCGAGTTCGAGGTGACGACACGCACGGTCACACCGCGTCTGGTCGTGGTGACGCCGAGCGTGAGGTCGGCATCTCGCTCATAA